The following proteins are co-located in the Carassius auratus strain Wakin chromosome 7, ASM336829v1, whole genome shotgun sequence genome:
- the batf2 gene encoding basic leucine zipper transcriptional factor ATF-like — MPASVMDNFDQGSPFSQSDSQSPLDWGTQSEDHRHHRRDKNRDAARKSRRKHTEKADMLHEELQTLEQSNAAFIKEIAELKKELQFYTTALEQHIPHCTKQCPFEPSVNVTGGPSTATPSTSDITFNSDPNPLPELAFLPDTDSADFSLADLLDSADWCPWDSMNGNGCLQQF, encoded by the exons ATGCCAGCTTCTGTCATGGACAACTTTGACCAGGGAAGTCCATTCTCTCAAAGTGATTCGCAAAGTCCTCTTGATTGG GGCACACAGTCAGAGGACCACAGGCACCATCGTAGAGACAAAAACAGAGATGCAGCTCGAAAGAGTCGCAGAAAACACACAGAGAAGGCAGACATGCTGCATGAG gaACTCCAAACCCTAGAGCAGTCTAATGCCGCATTCATAAAGGAAATCGCTGAACTGAAGAAGGAGCTTCAATTCTACACCACAGCCTTGGAACAACATATACCTCACTGCACTAAACAGTGTCCATTTGAACCATCAGTTAATGTTACAGGAGGACCGTCCACAGCTACACCCTCTACCTCAGATATCACCTTCAACTCTGACCCCAACCCCTTGCCAGAACTTGCATTCTTACCAGACACAGATTCAGCGGACTTTTCTCTAGCAGACCTCCTCGACAGTGCTGATTGGTGTCCATGGGACTCAATGAATGGAAATGGGTGTCTACAGCAGTTCTGA